In one window of Solanum pennellii chromosome 2, SPENNV200 DNA:
- the LOC107010952 gene encoding uncharacterized protein LOC107010952, whose translation MGCCVSSGNSKLLPPTLSNSSSQQSEEETVKEVLSETPTVPKSKLYADENNSPKKSSPISKFSNSMEEKYYKNHIMKKPITPDFNHPDDVSEEVSEICSSTLSEAAMVTEKRYAVEDDVNEVRQRSPAKYRNGSFQRSVGNSPARRSDPSPGRVRSGSGRESRVQRKDNGECSGRRSRSPAMRTENGGYGSGLGRSPSVRKTGKSPGRVRSELGDRIRKMDERDGNGENNWAPTNGNESLENPLVSLECFIFL comes from the coding sequence ATGGGTTGTTGTGTTAGCAGTGGTAACAGCAAATTACTACCTCCAACTCTATCAAATTCTTCTTCTCAACAGAGTGAGGAAGAAACAGTGAAAGAAGTGCTCTCTGAAACTCCCACTGTTCCGAAATCAAAACTCTATGCTGATGAAAATAATAGTCCCAAAAAATCATCACCCATCTCGAAATTTTCGAATTCGATGGAAGAGAAATactataaaaatcacattatgaAGAAACCCATTACCCCTGATTTCAACCACCCAGATGATGTTTCCGAAGAAGTATCCGAGATCTGTAGCAGTACTCTCAGTGAGGCAGCAATGGTAACAGAAAAGCGATATGCAGTTGAAGATGACGTTAACGAAGTCCGGCAGCGGTCACCGGCGAAGTACCGGAACGGTTCCTTTCAGAGAAGTGTTGGAAACTCGCCGGCGAGAAGATCCGATCCGTCTCCGGGTCGAGTGAGATCCGGATCCGGTAGGGAATCTCGGGTACAGAGGAAGGATAACGGGGAATGTTCCGGTAGGAGATCGAGGTCACCGGCGATGAGGACGGAGAATGGAGGATATGGGTCGGGTTTAGGGAGGAGTCCATCGGTGAGGAAAACGGGTAAGTCGCCGGGAAGGGTGAGATCCGAATTGGGTGATCGGATCCGGAAAATGGATGAGAGagatggaaatggagaaaataatTGGGCACCGACAAATGGAAATGAATCACTTGAAAATCCACTTGTGTCATTGGaatgtttcatttttctttaa
- the LOC107010950 gene encoding protein STRUBBELIG-RECEPTOR FAMILY 3-like isoform X1: MIGHKMCGLYMKILFVFAVFAVQNCQGFTDPRDVFAINSLYTSLGYPLLPGWVPYGLDPCGDLWHGVLCVNSNVTGIVLNDSNLGGELSEGIGSFASIIQIDLSNNHIGGSIPSNLPITLKTLSLSGNQLTGSIPDNISSLGQLTDLSLNNNHLNGVIPDAFLQLKTLINMDLSGNSLSGQLPPSMGTLSSLTTLHLQNNQLSGILDVLQDLGLTDLNIENNLFSGPIPPKLLSIPTFRRAGNPFNTTIISSPPMVSPSPAPFALSPGLAPSLPYIVPPGQELQPSGGQNSSNSTKHVKLIAIAGLVSLVILGLGVCLLMSRFCKRRRETQKETKRHETYDHSLPKAKGNPKHDQSLQNPCYDAEKEAGLRPVAGNGKAQGRNMSMNTSEAVLQKDVKSTISYKDDELGSEMESMISDVLPPPPPPFLQTLSAERMVVNPILPPITSGKHAMKNVNSAELFTIASLQQYTNSFSQDNLIGGGMLGTVYRAESPKKLLAVKKLDTAMTKRQSDQEFVEMVSNISKLQHENIVKLVGYCSEHGQRLLVYEYCRSGTLHEALHLDDQIHRKLSWSTRVRVALQAARALEYLHEVCQPPVVHLNFKSTNVLLDDELAVHMSDCGLAPLMSSDSIRQLQGSGYGAPELELGNYTCQSDVYSFGVVMLELLTGRQSYDRSRPRGEQLLVRWAIPRLHDIDALSRMVDPSLNGCYPSKSLSRFADIISLCIQSEPEFRPPISEIVQNLLQMI; the protein is encoded by the exons ATGATAGGTCACAAGATGTGTGGACTATATATGAAGATTTTGTTTGTATTTGCAGTTTTTGCTGTTCAAAATTGCCAGGGGTTTACTGATCCTCGTGATG TATTTGCCATAAATAGTTTATATACTAGTCTGGGCTACCCTTTGCTTCCTGGATGGGTGCCATATGGATTAGACCCTTGTGGTGATCTATGGCATGGTGTACTTTGTGTCAATTCCAATGTAACTGGAAT AGTACTAAATGATTCAAATTTGGGAGGTGAATTAAGTGAGGGCATAGGAAGCTTTGCTTCAATCATACAAAT AGATCTCAGCAACAACCATATTGGAGGCAGTATACCATCCAATTTGCCTATTACCCTCAAAACCTT GTCTCTCTCCGGTAACCAGCTTACTGGGAGCATTCCAGACAACATATCCTCGTTAGGGCAATTAACAGACTT GTCGTTGAACAACAATCATCTCAATGGAGTCATTCCAGATGCCTTTCTGCAACTTAAGACTTTGATTAACAT GGACTTATCTGGGAACAGTTTAAGTGGTCAACTGCCTCCTTCAATGGGGACTTTGTCGTCACTTACTACCTT ACACTTACAGAACAATCAGCTTTCTGGGATCCTTGACGTTTTGCAAGATCTTGGTCTAACGGATTT AAACATAGAGAATAATTTGTTCTCTGGGCCTATACCGCCAAAATTGTTGAGCATCCCGACCTTCAG ACGTGCAGGGAATCCTTTTAATACTACTATCATCTCTTCACCACCCATGGTATCGCCTTCTCCAGCACCATTTGCGCTTTCTCCAGGTTTAGCCCCTTCACTGCCATATATTGTACCGCCAGGACAGGAATTACAGCCCTCTGGAGGGCAAaatagtagtaattcaaccaaacatgTCAAATTGATTGCTATAGCCGGATTAGTATCCCTTGTCATACTTGGATTGGGTGTTTGCCTTTTGATGTCACGATTctgcaaaagaagaagagagactCAAAAAGAAACCAAGAGACATGAAACATATGATCATAGTTTGCCCAAGGCCAAGGGTAACCCTAAACATGATCAATCCCTGCAAAATCCATGTTATGATGCAGAGAAAG AAGCAGGTTTGAGGCCAGTGGCTGGAAATGGGAAAGCTCAGGGTAGGAACATGTCAATGAATACTTCAGAGGCTGTGCTGCAGAAAGACGTGAAGAGCACTATATCATATAAAGACGATGAGCTGGGCTCGGAGATGGAGTCAATGATATCGGATGTTCTTCCACCACCGCCACCACCGTTTCTTCAAACTCTTTCTGCTGAGAGGATGGTTGTAAATCCAATTTTGCCGCCAATTACCTCAGGCAAGCATGCTATGAAGAATGTAAACTCTGCAGAGCTCTTCACCATTGCCTCTCTTCAGCAGTATACAAATAGCTTTTCTCAAGATAATCTTATTGGAGGAGGCATGCTTGGAACAGTCTACAGAGCTGAGTCTCCCAAAAAA CTTTTGGCGGTCAAGAAACTAGACACTGCGATGACCAAGCGTCAAAGTGATCAAGAATTTGTTGAAATGGTTTCCAATATCTCTAAACTTCAGCATGAAAACATTGTCAAACTTGTGGGTTACTGTTCAGAGCATGGACAACGGTTGCTTGTCTACGAGTATTGCAGAAGTGGTACCCTCCATGAAGCATTGCACTTAGATGATCAGATCCACAGAAAACTTTCCTGGAGTACACGTGTACGCGTTGCACTTCAAGCAGCAAGAGCATTAGA GTACTTGCATGAAGTTTGTCAACCACCTGTTGTCCACCTGAACTTCAAGTCCACTAATGTTCTCCTTGATGATGAACTTGCTGTACATATGTCAGATTGTGGTTTGGCGCCTCTGATGTCATCTGATTCCATAAGACAG CTGCAAGGATCCGGCTATGGTGCTCCTGAACTTGAATTGGGAAACTATACTTGTCAGAGTGATGTTTATAGCTTTGGAGTCGTTATGCTAGAACTTCTCACAGGAAGACAATCTTACGACAG GTCACGACCTAGAGGGGAGCAGTTGCTAGTTCGATGGGCTATTCCACGGCTGCATGATATAGATGCATTATCAAGAATGGTTGATCCTTCCCTAAATGGTTGTTATCCATCCAAGTCTTTGTCTCGGTTTGCTGACATAATTTCCTTGTGTATTCAG TCGGAACCTGAATTCAGGCCACCAATTTCCGAAATCGTGCAGAATCTTCTGCAGATGATCTAA
- the LOC107010950 gene encoding protein STRUBBELIG-RECEPTOR FAMILY 3-like isoform X2, producing the protein MIGHKMCGLYMKILFVFAVFAVQNCQGFTDPRDVFAINSLYTSLGYPLLPGWVPYGLDPCGDLWHGVLCVNSNVTGIVLNDSNLGGELSEGIGSFASIIQIDLSNNHIGGSIPSNLPITLKTLSLSGNQLTGSIPDNISSLGQLTDLSLNNNHLNGVIPDAFLQLKTLINMDLSGNSLSGQLPPSMGTLSSLTTLHLQNNQLSGILDVLQDLGLTDLNIENNLFSGPIPPKLLSIPTFRRAGNPFNTTIISSPPMVSPSPAPFALSPGLAPSLPYIVPPGQELQPSGGQNSSNSTKHVKLIAIAGLVSLVILGLGVCLLMSRFCKRRRETQKETKRHETYDHSLPKAKGNPKHDQSLQNPCYDAEKAGLRPVAGNGKAQGRNMSMNTSEAVLQKDVKSTISYKDDELGSEMESMISDVLPPPPPPFLQTLSAERMVVNPILPPITSGKHAMKNVNSAELFTIASLQQYTNSFSQDNLIGGGMLGTVYRAESPKKLLAVKKLDTAMTKRQSDQEFVEMVSNISKLQHENIVKLVGYCSEHGQRLLVYEYCRSGTLHEALHLDDQIHRKLSWSTRVRVALQAARALEYLHEVCQPPVVHLNFKSTNVLLDDELAVHMSDCGLAPLMSSDSIRQLQGSGYGAPELELGNYTCQSDVYSFGVVMLELLTGRQSYDRSRPRGEQLLVRWAIPRLHDIDALSRMVDPSLNGCYPSKSLSRFADIISLCIQSEPEFRPPISEIVQNLLQMI; encoded by the exons ATGATAGGTCACAAGATGTGTGGACTATATATGAAGATTTTGTTTGTATTTGCAGTTTTTGCTGTTCAAAATTGCCAGGGGTTTACTGATCCTCGTGATG TATTTGCCATAAATAGTTTATATACTAGTCTGGGCTACCCTTTGCTTCCTGGATGGGTGCCATATGGATTAGACCCTTGTGGTGATCTATGGCATGGTGTACTTTGTGTCAATTCCAATGTAACTGGAAT AGTACTAAATGATTCAAATTTGGGAGGTGAATTAAGTGAGGGCATAGGAAGCTTTGCTTCAATCATACAAAT AGATCTCAGCAACAACCATATTGGAGGCAGTATACCATCCAATTTGCCTATTACCCTCAAAACCTT GTCTCTCTCCGGTAACCAGCTTACTGGGAGCATTCCAGACAACATATCCTCGTTAGGGCAATTAACAGACTT GTCGTTGAACAACAATCATCTCAATGGAGTCATTCCAGATGCCTTTCTGCAACTTAAGACTTTGATTAACAT GGACTTATCTGGGAACAGTTTAAGTGGTCAACTGCCTCCTTCAATGGGGACTTTGTCGTCACTTACTACCTT ACACTTACAGAACAATCAGCTTTCTGGGATCCTTGACGTTTTGCAAGATCTTGGTCTAACGGATTT AAACATAGAGAATAATTTGTTCTCTGGGCCTATACCGCCAAAATTGTTGAGCATCCCGACCTTCAG ACGTGCAGGGAATCCTTTTAATACTACTATCATCTCTTCACCACCCATGGTATCGCCTTCTCCAGCACCATTTGCGCTTTCTCCAGGTTTAGCCCCTTCACTGCCATATATTGTACCGCCAGGACAGGAATTACAGCCCTCTGGAGGGCAAaatagtagtaattcaaccaaacatgTCAAATTGATTGCTATAGCCGGATTAGTATCCCTTGTCATACTTGGATTGGGTGTTTGCCTTTTGATGTCACGATTctgcaaaagaagaagagagactCAAAAAGAAACCAAGAGACATGAAACATATGATCATAGTTTGCCCAAGGCCAAGGGTAACCCTAAACATGATCAATCCCTGCAAAATCCATGTTATGATGCAGAGAAAG CAGGTTTGAGGCCAGTGGCTGGAAATGGGAAAGCTCAGGGTAGGAACATGTCAATGAATACTTCAGAGGCTGTGCTGCAGAAAGACGTGAAGAGCACTATATCATATAAAGACGATGAGCTGGGCTCGGAGATGGAGTCAATGATATCGGATGTTCTTCCACCACCGCCACCACCGTTTCTTCAAACTCTTTCTGCTGAGAGGATGGTTGTAAATCCAATTTTGCCGCCAATTACCTCAGGCAAGCATGCTATGAAGAATGTAAACTCTGCAGAGCTCTTCACCATTGCCTCTCTTCAGCAGTATACAAATAGCTTTTCTCAAGATAATCTTATTGGAGGAGGCATGCTTGGAACAGTCTACAGAGCTGAGTCTCCCAAAAAA CTTTTGGCGGTCAAGAAACTAGACACTGCGATGACCAAGCGTCAAAGTGATCAAGAATTTGTTGAAATGGTTTCCAATATCTCTAAACTTCAGCATGAAAACATTGTCAAACTTGTGGGTTACTGTTCAGAGCATGGACAACGGTTGCTTGTCTACGAGTATTGCAGAAGTGGTACCCTCCATGAAGCATTGCACTTAGATGATCAGATCCACAGAAAACTTTCCTGGAGTACACGTGTACGCGTTGCACTTCAAGCAGCAAGAGCATTAGA GTACTTGCATGAAGTTTGTCAACCACCTGTTGTCCACCTGAACTTCAAGTCCACTAATGTTCTCCTTGATGATGAACTTGCTGTACATATGTCAGATTGTGGTTTGGCGCCTCTGATGTCATCTGATTCCATAAGACAG CTGCAAGGATCCGGCTATGGTGCTCCTGAACTTGAATTGGGAAACTATACTTGTCAGAGTGATGTTTATAGCTTTGGAGTCGTTATGCTAGAACTTCTCACAGGAAGACAATCTTACGACAG GTCACGACCTAGAGGGGAGCAGTTGCTAGTTCGATGGGCTATTCCACGGCTGCATGATATAGATGCATTATCAAGAATGGTTGATCCTTCCCTAAATGGTTGTTATCCATCCAAGTCTTTGTCTCGGTTTGCTGACATAATTTCCTTGTGTATTCAG TCGGAACCTGAATTCAGGCCACCAATTTCCGAAATCGTGCAGAATCTTCTGCAGATGATCTAA
- the LOC107010950 gene encoding protein STRUBBELIG-RECEPTOR FAMILY 3-like isoform X3 yields the protein MIGHKMCGLYMKILFVFAVFAVQNCQGFTDPRDVFAINSLYTSLGYPLLPGWVPYGLDPCGDLWHGVLCVNSNVTGIVLNDSNLGGELSEGIGSFASIIQIDLSNNHIGGSIPSNLPITLKTLSLSGNQLTGSIPDNISSLGQLTDLSLNNNHLNGVIPDAFLQLKTLINMDLSGNSLSGQLPPSMGTLSSLTTLHLQNNQLSGILDVLQDLGLTDLNIENNLFSGPIPPKLLSIPTFRRAGNPFNTTIISSPPMVSPSPAPFALSPGLAPSLPYIVPPGQELQPSGGQNSSNSTKHVKLIAIAGLVSLVILGLGVCLLMSRFCKRRRETQKETKRHETYDHSLPKAKGNPKHDQSLQNPCYDAEKGLRPVAGNGKAQGRNMSMNTSEAVLQKDVKSTISYKDDELGSEMESMISDVLPPPPPPFLQTLSAERMVVNPILPPITSGKHAMKNVNSAELFTIASLQQYTNSFSQDNLIGGGMLGTVYRAESPKKLLAVKKLDTAMTKRQSDQEFVEMVSNISKLQHENIVKLVGYCSEHGQRLLVYEYCRSGTLHEALHLDDQIHRKLSWSTRVRVALQAARALEYLHEVCQPPVVHLNFKSTNVLLDDELAVHMSDCGLAPLMSSDSIRQLQGSGYGAPELELGNYTCQSDVYSFGVVMLELLTGRQSYDRSRPRGEQLLVRWAIPRLHDIDALSRMVDPSLNGCYPSKSLSRFADIISLCIQSEPEFRPPISEIVQNLLQMI from the exons ATGATAGGTCACAAGATGTGTGGACTATATATGAAGATTTTGTTTGTATTTGCAGTTTTTGCTGTTCAAAATTGCCAGGGGTTTACTGATCCTCGTGATG TATTTGCCATAAATAGTTTATATACTAGTCTGGGCTACCCTTTGCTTCCTGGATGGGTGCCATATGGATTAGACCCTTGTGGTGATCTATGGCATGGTGTACTTTGTGTCAATTCCAATGTAACTGGAAT AGTACTAAATGATTCAAATTTGGGAGGTGAATTAAGTGAGGGCATAGGAAGCTTTGCTTCAATCATACAAAT AGATCTCAGCAACAACCATATTGGAGGCAGTATACCATCCAATTTGCCTATTACCCTCAAAACCTT GTCTCTCTCCGGTAACCAGCTTACTGGGAGCATTCCAGACAACATATCCTCGTTAGGGCAATTAACAGACTT GTCGTTGAACAACAATCATCTCAATGGAGTCATTCCAGATGCCTTTCTGCAACTTAAGACTTTGATTAACAT GGACTTATCTGGGAACAGTTTAAGTGGTCAACTGCCTCCTTCAATGGGGACTTTGTCGTCACTTACTACCTT ACACTTACAGAACAATCAGCTTTCTGGGATCCTTGACGTTTTGCAAGATCTTGGTCTAACGGATTT AAACATAGAGAATAATTTGTTCTCTGGGCCTATACCGCCAAAATTGTTGAGCATCCCGACCTTCAG ACGTGCAGGGAATCCTTTTAATACTACTATCATCTCTTCACCACCCATGGTATCGCCTTCTCCAGCACCATTTGCGCTTTCTCCAGGTTTAGCCCCTTCACTGCCATATATTGTACCGCCAGGACAGGAATTACAGCCCTCTGGAGGGCAAaatagtagtaattcaaccaaacatgTCAAATTGATTGCTATAGCCGGATTAGTATCCCTTGTCATACTTGGATTGGGTGTTTGCCTTTTGATGTCACGATTctgcaaaagaagaagagagactCAAAAAGAAACCAAGAGACATGAAACATATGATCATAGTTTGCCCAAGGCCAAGGGTAACCCTAAACATGATCAATCCCTGCAAAATCCATGTTATGATGCAGAGAAAG GTTTGAGGCCAGTGGCTGGAAATGGGAAAGCTCAGGGTAGGAACATGTCAATGAATACTTCAGAGGCTGTGCTGCAGAAAGACGTGAAGAGCACTATATCATATAAAGACGATGAGCTGGGCTCGGAGATGGAGTCAATGATATCGGATGTTCTTCCACCACCGCCACCACCGTTTCTTCAAACTCTTTCTGCTGAGAGGATGGTTGTAAATCCAATTTTGCCGCCAATTACCTCAGGCAAGCATGCTATGAAGAATGTAAACTCTGCAGAGCTCTTCACCATTGCCTCTCTTCAGCAGTATACAAATAGCTTTTCTCAAGATAATCTTATTGGAGGAGGCATGCTTGGAACAGTCTACAGAGCTGAGTCTCCCAAAAAA CTTTTGGCGGTCAAGAAACTAGACACTGCGATGACCAAGCGTCAAAGTGATCAAGAATTTGTTGAAATGGTTTCCAATATCTCTAAACTTCAGCATGAAAACATTGTCAAACTTGTGGGTTACTGTTCAGAGCATGGACAACGGTTGCTTGTCTACGAGTATTGCAGAAGTGGTACCCTCCATGAAGCATTGCACTTAGATGATCAGATCCACAGAAAACTTTCCTGGAGTACACGTGTACGCGTTGCACTTCAAGCAGCAAGAGCATTAGA GTACTTGCATGAAGTTTGTCAACCACCTGTTGTCCACCTGAACTTCAAGTCCACTAATGTTCTCCTTGATGATGAACTTGCTGTACATATGTCAGATTGTGGTTTGGCGCCTCTGATGTCATCTGATTCCATAAGACAG CTGCAAGGATCCGGCTATGGTGCTCCTGAACTTGAATTGGGAAACTATACTTGTCAGAGTGATGTTTATAGCTTTGGAGTCGTTATGCTAGAACTTCTCACAGGAAGACAATCTTACGACAG GTCACGACCTAGAGGGGAGCAGTTGCTAGTTCGATGGGCTATTCCACGGCTGCATGATATAGATGCATTATCAAGAATGGTTGATCCTTCCCTAAATGGTTGTTATCCATCCAAGTCTTTGTCTCGGTTTGCTGACATAATTTCCTTGTGTATTCAG TCGGAACCTGAATTCAGGCCACCAATTTCCGAAATCGTGCAGAATCTTCTGCAGATGATCTAA